The Pseudomonas sp. R4-35-07 genome contains a region encoding:
- the sctW gene encoding type III secretion system gatekeeper subunit SctW, translating to MVTSIPSAGRSPQHQQQLHIKRESREAKAQQSQAAAENGADSQIEDTSPGAQLQKFMQSVDELSTGMRSLLNRRRFESKGESLSDSFERVLEEDLLPRVQQILSIAKSGGQSLELLLQKARSLFADDSDLALVLSELLRRRNLDKAQRKQLEQMLETLVVQAPPKRLRAGINCALKAKLFGKAMALKPGFLRQSYREFLENEHGPVLDYENWIALYGYTQRTVVLDFIEAALLTDIDAQEPSCSKTEFGELLKKLNQLKCLRSADLLFVGRMLGDEITRRYNGCESDWLLFLIGLLQAPEELDELLYGVLGEAVILAEPHQRAALLGAVRRGCSLLPPALYEDDEIPGLLQERFEVLMSIAFETEVLARRRCCPDSL from the coding sequence ATGGTTACCTCTATACCCTCGGCCGGGCGCTCTCCTCAGCATCAACAGCAACTGCATATCAAGCGAGAAAGCCGAGAAGCGAAAGCGCAACAGTCTCAGGCAGCGGCCGAGAATGGAGCTGATTCCCAGATTGAGGACACCTCGCCAGGCGCGCAACTGCAAAAATTTATGCAGAGCGTTGATGAGCTTTCAACAGGGATGCGCAGTTTGTTGAATCGTCGTCGCTTTGAGAGCAAAGGAGAAAGTCTTAGCGATAGTTTTGAGCGTGTACTCGAAGAAGACCTTCTTCCGAGGGTCCAACAGATTTTAAGTATTGCCAAATCGGGCGGGCAGTCGCTTGAACTATTGCTTCAAAAAGCACGTAGCCTGTTCGCTGATGACAGCGACCTGGCGCTGGTTCTGAGTGAATTATTGCGGCGTCGAAATCTGGATAAGGCTCAGCGCAAACAGCTTGAGCAGATGCTGGAAACATTGGTGGTCCAAGCGCCGCCCAAGCGTCTGCGGGCGGGTATCAATTGCGCGTTGAAGGCAAAACTGTTTGGCAAGGCAATGGCTCTCAAGCCGGGTTTTTTGCGCCAAAGCTACCGTGAGTTTCTTGAAAATGAACATGGGCCAGTCTTGGACTATGAAAATTGGATCGCGCTGTATGGTTATACGCAGCGTACCGTCGTGCTGGATTTTATCGAGGCGGCGCTGTTAACCGATATAGATGCTCAGGAACCGAGCTGTTCTAAAACTGAGTTTGGCGAGCTACTGAAGAAGCTGAATCAACTCAAATGCCTACGCTCGGCTGATCTTCTATTCGTGGGACGGATGCTCGGAGACGAAATAACCAGGCGTTACAACGGCTGCGAGTCTGACTGGTTGCTGTTCCTTATTGGCTTGTTGCAGGCGCCCGAAGAGTTGGACGAATTGCTGTATGGAGTGCTAGGGGAGGCGGTGATTCTGGCTGAACCGCATCAACGCGCGGCTTTACTGGGGGCGGTGCGACGCGGATGTTCTCTTTTGCCGCCAGCTTTATACGAGGATGACGAGATACCTGGTTTGCTGCAAGAGCGGTTTGAGGTCTTGATGAGCATCGCTTTTGAAACGGAAGTTTTAGCCCGGCGGCGCTGCTGCCCCGACAGTTTATAA
- a CDS encoding EscV/YscV/HrcV family type III secretion system export apparatus protein → MLNSLLRNIQSRPELLILTLMIMIIAMLIIPLPTPLVDFLIGLNIVISILVFMGSFYIERILNYSTFPSLLLITTLFRLALSISTSRLILTQADAGDIVASFGQFVIGDSLVVGFVIFSIVTVVQFIVITKGSERVAEVAARFSLDAMPGKQMSIDGDLKAGAITSDEASERRSVLERESQLYGSFDGAMKFIKGDAIAGIIIIFVNFIGGIAVGMAQLGMDLSTALSTFTMLTIGDGLVAQIPALLIAISAGFIVTRVNGDDANLGRNIVAQVLGHPFVIGVTAVLALAVGLLPGFPTLTFAVLALALGLLLFFRHRATLKAQTGTSSDSGTAEGSAREEGALGLIEDLEATASETVPLILLVAPTQIEDLRVHRLGERIRSQFFIDYGVRIPDLSLRSVENMPVDQVCVLINEVRADQFDIHFERLRVLNHSDELEGLGLDLTVGQDSNKQVSIWAGMEDKTRLVALGYDLRPAYDETYHCLVALLARNVNEFFGVQETKTLLDQLEAKYPDLLKEVYRHASVQKIAEILQRLLSERISVRNMKLILESIAHWASREKDVLTLVEHVRGALARYISNKFTVQGKLRALMLSADFEDVVRKGIRQTSNGSFLNLEPTDSDGLLDRLVLSMDRVKIPHKDMVILCSVDVRRYIKRLVEARYRELDVMSFGEISDSVSVDVLQQI, encoded by the coding sequence ATGCTTAATTCTTTGCTACGCAATATTCAGTCGCGTCCGGAATTGTTGATCCTGACATTGATGATCATGATCATCGCCATGTTGATCATTCCATTGCCAACACCGTTGGTGGACTTTCTAATTGGCTTGAATATCGTCATTTCCATTTTGGTGTTCATGGGTTCTTTCTATATTGAGAGGATTCTTAATTACTCGACATTCCCTTCGTTGCTGTTGATTACAACCTTGTTTCGCTTGGCGTTGTCCATCAGCACCAGTCGCTTGATTCTCACGCAGGCTGACGCAGGCGATATCGTTGCGTCGTTCGGCCAGTTTGTGATTGGCGACAGCCTAGTGGTGGGGTTCGTCATTTTCTCAATTGTGACGGTGGTGCAGTTCATCGTCATTACAAAGGGTTCGGAGCGGGTTGCAGAGGTTGCAGCGCGGTTTTCCCTTGATGCGATGCCTGGCAAGCAAATGAGTATCGACGGCGATCTTAAGGCCGGGGCAATCACCTCTGACGAGGCGAGCGAACGAAGAAGTGTGCTGGAGCGTGAAAGTCAGCTGTATGGCTCATTTGACGGCGCCATGAAGTTTATCAAAGGCGATGCTATCGCCGGGATAATCATCATTTTCGTCAACTTCATCGGCGGTATCGCCGTCGGTATGGCGCAGCTGGGGATGGACCTTTCAACCGCGCTTTCGACATTCACCATGCTGACCATCGGCGATGGATTAGTCGCCCAAATACCGGCTTTGCTCATCGCTATCAGCGCTGGCTTTATTGTGACCCGCGTCAATGGTGATGATGCGAATCTAGGCCGAAACATTGTTGCCCAGGTACTTGGCCATCCATTTGTGATCGGCGTAACTGCGGTGTTGGCCCTGGCTGTAGGCTTGCTTCCTGGTTTCCCTACACTGACATTTGCCGTACTGGCACTGGCGCTGGGGTTATTACTTTTTTTCCGTCACAGGGCTACGCTCAAGGCGCAGACCGGTACCTCATCCGATTCGGGTACGGCAGAGGGTAGTGCCAGAGAGGAAGGTGCACTGGGTTTGATCGAAGATTTGGAAGCCACTGCGAGTGAAACCGTTCCTCTTATTCTCTTGGTCGCACCGACGCAAATAGAAGACTTGCGCGTGCACCGCCTTGGAGAGCGCATACGTAGCCAGTTCTTTATCGATTATGGAGTGCGTATCCCCGACTTGAGCCTGCGAAGTGTCGAAAATATGCCCGTTGACCAAGTATGTGTACTGATCAACGAGGTGCGCGCAGATCAGTTCGATATTCATTTTGAGCGGTTGCGCGTCCTTAACCATTCTGATGAGCTTGAAGGTCTGGGGCTGGACCTTACGGTGGGTCAGGACAGTAATAAGCAGGTCTCGATTTGGGCGGGGATGGAAGACAAGACACGTCTCGTCGCGCTGGGTTACGACCTGAGGCCTGCCTACGATGAAACCTATCATTGCCTGGTTGCGCTTTTGGCGCGCAACGTCAACGAGTTCTTTGGCGTGCAGGAAACCAAGACATTACTTGACCAGTTAGAGGCTAAATATCCCGACTTGCTCAAGGAAGTCTATCGGCATGCCAGCGTGCAGAAAATCGCTGAAATCCTACAGCGTTTGCTCTCTGAGCGTATTTCAGTACGCAATATGAAGCTCATTTTGGAAAGCATCGCCCACTGGGCCTCTCGAGAAAAAGATGTATTGACGTTAGTGGAACACGTACGTGGGGCATTGGCGCGTTACATCAGTAATAAATTTACCGTGCAGGGTAAGTTGCGGGCCCTGATGTTATCGGCAGACTTTGAGGATGTAGTGCGTAAGGGCATTCGGCAAACGTCAAATGGTTCTTTCCTAAACTTGGAGCCCACCGACAGTGATGGATTGTTGGATCGCCTTGTGCTGTCCATGGATCGAGTTAAAATTCCGCACAAGGATATGGTGATTCTCTGTTCTGTCGACGTGCGTCGCTATATTAAGCGTCTCGTTGAAGCGCGTTATCGGGAATTAGATGTTATGTCCTTTGGTGAAATTTCCGATAGTGTGTCGGTTGATGTTCTACAACAGATATAA
- the sctN gene encoding type III secretion system ATPase SctN, which produces MKRRTILRCGAHPQRAAGPILEARLRNVVIGELCEVRRHWLDETSVAKAQVIGFRADTVLLSLLGEARGLSRESILLPTGGGAQLNCSAQLLGTVIDASGQVVERLSEPASGRESVLLPLDADPPPYFQRRSVREPLITGIRTIDGVLTCGVGQRVGIFASAGSGKTSLMNMLIEHCQADVFVIGLIGERGREVTEFVEALRLSPKRSRCIVVYATSDQASVDRCNAALLATTVAEYFRDQGGRVVLFQDSMTRYARARRDLALAAGEAPARRGYPASVFDCLPRLLERPGVTESGSITAFCTVLLESDDEPDPIAEEIRSILDGHIYLSRTLAEKGQYPAIDLLRSASRVAAQVTDTDHQRLAAKLREMLGRLDDLQILIDLGEYKPGLDAKNDFVMDRSEAIREWLSQPMAEECAWSETLDSLQRLVS; this is translated from the coding sequence GTGAAGCGTAGGACAATACTGCGCTGCGGCGCTCATCCACAACGAGCCGCGGGGCCGATCCTAGAGGCGCGTTTACGCAATGTGGTTATTGGCGAGCTCTGTGAGGTGCGGCGACACTGGTTGGATGAGACGTCCGTCGCTAAGGCGCAAGTCATAGGCTTTCGCGCGGATACGGTTTTACTGAGCCTGTTGGGTGAAGCGCGAGGTTTATCCCGCGAATCCATCTTATTGCCCACGGGAGGGGGCGCCCAGCTCAATTGCAGCGCGCAATTATTGGGCACGGTCATTGACGCCAGTGGTCAAGTTGTCGAACGTCTGTCGGAGCCGGCAAGCGGCAGGGAGAGCGTGCTTCTACCACTGGATGCTGACCCTCCGCCTTACTTTCAGCGCCGATCAGTGCGTGAACCGCTGATAACCGGCATACGCACGATCGATGGCGTTTTAACCTGCGGTGTCGGGCAACGCGTGGGCATTTTTGCATCCGCCGGTTCGGGTAAGACTTCCTTGATGAATATGTTAATTGAACATTGTCAGGCGGATGTCTTCGTCATCGGTTTGATCGGCGAGCGAGGTCGTGAAGTGACGGAGTTTGTCGAGGCATTGCGCCTTTCACCCAAGCGCAGTCGCTGCATAGTCGTTTATGCAACCTCTGATCAAGCATCCGTTGATCGCTGTAATGCTGCGCTGCTGGCAACCACCGTTGCCGAATACTTTCGCGATCAAGGGGGGAGGGTAGTGTTGTTCCAAGACTCCATGACACGTTATGCCAGGGCTAGGCGAGACCTGGCACTGGCGGCGGGTGAGGCACCCGCTCGGCGGGGTTATCCAGCCTCTGTATTCGATTGTTTACCGCGCCTGCTGGAACGGCCAGGCGTAACAGAGAGCGGTAGCATCACGGCCTTTTGCACGGTACTGCTGGAAAGCGATGACGAACCTGATCCTATTGCTGAGGAGATCCGCTCTATCCTCGACGGTCATATCTACCTCAGCCGTACACTTGCGGAAAAAGGCCAGTACCCCGCGATCGATTTATTACGCAGTGCCAGTCGGGTTGCGGCTCAAGTTACTGATACCGACCATCAGCGCTTGGCAGCGAAATTGCGGGAGATGCTCGGGCGTCTTGACGATCTGCAGATACTGATCGATCTAGGCGAGTACAAGCCTGGGCTCGATGCTAAAAATGATTTCGTCATGGACCGTTCGGAGGCAATACGCGAATGGTTGTCCCAACCTATGGCTGAAGAGTGTGCGTGGAGCGAGACACTGGATAGTTTGCAACGCTTGGTGAGTTGA
- a CDS encoding FliM/FliN family flagellar motor switch protein: MRQLSLRRYDPKERNDERLLALWGSAGNELKAASLCSATQYLHFEAEALQGRWRGLLEPREWLAAAVPGLAGYAPQGVTNERIVELFAASPQPLDLPFNELAIKRVISCEIQRGADYGVKKLPSIQTPFGQLWLSALPEIFTPMNNSLERRLTKLSFPISVVLGYTDVSMPILRRLAKGGVLLLADKAQYFTMAGRRLGHFDLTGEGIHVHTLEKTHEKNRLNSVVDLGHLPVRLEFVLQESVLDLSELKALNEGGILPLVPGAERSVELRANGLRLARGELVQLDGSLGVELMELFIEGNEHVE, from the coding sequence ATGAGACAATTGTCCTTGCGTCGTTACGATCCGAAAGAGCGCAACGACGAGCGTCTACTTGCACTTTGGGGTTCTGCTGGTAATGAGTTGAAGGCCGCTTCACTGTGCTCTGCTACGCAGTATTTGCATTTCGAGGCCGAGGCGCTGCAAGGCCGCTGGCGTGGTCTGTTGGAACCCCGTGAATGGCTGGCTGCGGCAGTACCTGGCCTCGCAGGCTATGCGCCGCAGGGGGTAACTAACGAACGTATTGTTGAATTATTTGCTGCATCGCCCCAACCGCTGGACTTGCCGTTTAATGAGTTGGCGATTAAACGTGTTATTTCGTGCGAGATACAAAGAGGAGCGGACTACGGCGTTAAAAAATTACCCAGTATACAGACCCCATTTGGTCAACTTTGGTTATCGGCCTTGCCTGAGATATTCACACCGATGAATAACTCGCTTGAGCGCAGACTAACGAAATTATCTTTTCCTATAAGTGTGGTACTTGGCTATACCGACGTGAGTATGCCCATCCTGCGTCGATTGGCTAAGGGCGGCGTACTGTTACTGGCCGATAAGGCGCAATACTTCACCATGGCGGGCCGTCGCCTTGGCCACTTTGATCTAACCGGAGAGGGAATACACGTGCACACGCTCGAAAAGACACATGAAAAAAACAGGCTTAATTCGGTCGTTGATCTGGGGCATTTACCGGTGCGCCTGGAGTTTGTGCTGCAAGAAAGCGTACTTGACCTCAGCGAGCTGAAAGCACTGAACGAAGGAGGGATTCTGCCCCTCGTGCCAGGTGCTGAGCGGAGTGTTGAGCTGCGAGCCAATGGCCTTCGCTTGGCGCGAGGAGAATTAGTTCAACTCGATGGCAGCCTGGGCGTTGAGTTAATGGAGTTGTTTATTGAAGGTAACGAGCATGTCGAATGA
- a CDS encoding EscR/YscR/HrcR family type III secretion system export apparatus protein, with amino-acid sequence MSNDISMIALLSFATLLPFLIASGTCYIKFSIVFVMLRNALGLQQVPSNMTLNGVALLLSFFVMMPVVHSAYSYYQEHPVSFNSVDAVVEFTDTGLQEYRVYLEKHTDPELTQFFERAQLEREDRVEREQGYADAEAPRASLFSLLPAYALSEIKSAFKIGFYLYLPFVIVDLVISSILLALGMMMMSPVIISVPIKLILFVALDGWTLLSTGLIGQYLELTF; translated from the coding sequence ATGTCGAATGACATCTCAATGATTGCACTGCTGTCGTTCGCGACACTGTTGCCATTTCTGATTGCGTCAGGAACCTGCTATATAAAGTTTTCGATCGTTTTCGTCATGCTGCGTAACGCCTTAGGGTTGCAACAAGTACCCTCAAATATGACATTGAACGGCGTCGCGTTGCTGCTCTCGTTTTTCGTAATGATGCCAGTGGTGCATTCAGCTTATAGCTATTACCAGGAGCACCCGGTTAGTTTCAACAGCGTCGACGCAGTCGTCGAGTTCACCGATACCGGTCTGCAGGAATACCGTGTCTATTTGGAAAAACACACCGATCCTGAGTTAACGCAATTTTTTGAACGCGCCCAGCTTGAGCGAGAGGATCGAGTAGAGAGAGAGCAAGGTTATGCCGACGCCGAGGCGCCGCGTGCCTCTTTATTTTCGTTGTTGCCAGCTTATGCGCTAAGCGAAATAAAAAGTGCCTTTAAAATCGGATTTTATTTGTATCTTCCCTTTGTCATTGTTGATCTTGTAATTTCAAGTATCTTGCTGGCATTGGGGATGATGATGATGAGTCCGGTAATTATATCGGTCCCGATAAAGCTCATTCTATTCGTTGCATTGGATGGCTGGACCCTGCTTTCCACAGGGCTAATTGGTCAATATCTTGAATTGACTTTTTAG
- a CDS encoding EscS/YscS/HrcS family type III secretion system export apparatus protein, producing the protein MNDLVFVGNKTLYLILMLSAPPVIAATVVGLLVGLFQTVTQLQEQTLPFGFKLLTVSLCMFMLSGWYGQTLLNFSREAFRLALRHTG; encoded by the coding sequence ATGAACGATTTGGTATTTGTCGGGAACAAAACGCTTTATTTGATCCTCATGCTTTCTGCCCCTCCCGTGATTGCCGCGACGGTGGTGGGGTTGCTGGTTGGTTTGTTCCAGACAGTGACCCAGTTGCAAGAACAGACGCTCCCCTTCGGTTTCAAATTGCTGACGGTCAGTTTATGTATGTTTATGTTGTCTGGCTGGTACGGGCAAACGTTGCTCAACTTTTCTCGTGAAGCGTTCCGCTTGGCGTTGCGCCATACAGGTTAA
- the sctT gene encoding type III secretion system export apparatus subunit SctT, translated as MVLPLFFDLHLWLAGAALGFARLAPVFFMLPFLNSGVLSGVARNAVIVLVAFALWPYSAAELPAMDSLHYMGLMLREAGVGVLLGCLLCWPFWALHALGCLIDNQRGAMLSSTVDPANGVDTSELANFFNLFAAAVYLEGGGLLLMVETLKASYQLCDPLGACLPGLPPVLGMLDGLVTRSLLLSAPVVTVLLLSEVVLGLLSRFAPQMNAFSVSLTIKGSIALLMVLLYFGAYLPDEILRLAHNSLGFASWIDAGVD; from the coding sequence ATGGTATTGCCCTTATTCTTCGATTTACATCTCTGGTTGGCCGGGGCGGCCCTTGGGTTTGCACGATTGGCCCCGGTGTTTTTCATGCTGCCATTCCTCAATAGCGGTGTGCTATCCGGTGTGGCTCGTAACGCTGTAATTGTGCTGGTGGCATTTGCGCTTTGGCCGTATTCCGCTGCTGAGTTGCCGGCCATGGATAGCTTGCACTACATGGGGTTGATGCTGCGTGAGGCAGGCGTCGGCGTGCTCCTCGGCTGCTTGCTTTGCTGGCCGTTCTGGGCATTGCATGCCCTCGGTTGTCTGATTGATAACCAGCGCGGGGCCATGCTGAGCAGTACTGTAGACCCCGCTAATGGTGTGGATACCTCAGAACTGGCGAACTTCTTCAATTTATTTGCAGCGGCGGTTTACCTTGAAGGTGGCGGCTTGCTGCTGATGGTTGAAACGTTGAAAGCAAGTTATCAGCTCTGCGATCCTTTGGGGGCATGCCTGCCTGGCCTCCCGCCTGTATTAGGAATGCTTGACGGCTTGGTCACCCGTAGCCTGTTATTGAGTGCACCCGTCGTAACCGTACTATTGCTCAGTGAAGTCGTGCTCGGCTTGTTGTCGCGTTTTGCACCTCAGATGAACGCTTTCTCAGTGTCGCTGACGATTAAAGGCAGTATCGCACTATTGATGGTTCTGTTGTATTTCGGTGCTTACTTGCCAGATGAAATTCTCCGACTCGCTCATAATTCACTTGGGTTTGCTTCTTGGATAGACGCGGGAGTCGATTAA
- a CDS encoding EscU/YscU/HrcU family type III secretion system export apparatus switch protein, with translation MSASSKTEKPTAKRLRDAAKRGQTFKSKDLVTTCLMLCGIAFLVGSVSLLELMALYRRYIQSGFSLDPSVYIMGLALHAFKVVAPIILVCLLASGLPSLLLSGFQLASEALKLNLGALNPVNGFKKLFSLRTVKEAIKSLLYLISFVVAVSVTWQVVRDRIFSLVYAPIGGLFAVWGSLLLSLMLIWLACILLIVLLDMLIEYFLFIKEHRMDKQSVKNEHKEQEGSPETKGRRRELHRELLSEQIKSDIRNSKVVIANPTHIAVGIYMNPEVLPIPFISVMETNQRALAVRGYAEKVGVPVVADVALARRIFKTHTRYSLIKLDEVEQVLRLLLWLEQVENA, from the coding sequence ATGTCTGCGTCTTCAAAAACCGAGAAGCCCACAGCAAAACGCCTACGGGACGCGGCAAAGCGCGGCCAGACATTTAAGTCCAAAGACTTGGTGACTACCTGTTTGATGCTGTGCGGCATTGCCTTTTTAGTGGGCAGCGTATCGTTGCTGGAATTAATGGCGCTCTACCGGCGCTATATTCAAAGCGGTTTCAGCCTGGACCCATCGGTCTATATAATGGGGCTTGCTTTACACGCGTTTAAAGTTGTGGCGCCTATCATACTGGTTTGCTTGCTTGCATCCGGCCTGCCGAGTTTATTGCTCAGCGGGTTCCAGTTAGCCTCCGAAGCGCTGAAGTTGAACCTGGGGGCCCTCAACCCAGTAAATGGTTTTAAAAAGCTATTCAGCCTGCGTACCGTCAAGGAAGCGATTAAATCGCTGTTATACCTCATCAGCTTTGTTGTCGCGGTAAGCGTTACTTGGCAGGTTGTACGTGATCGGATTTTTTCGCTCGTCTATGCGCCTATCGGTGGGCTATTTGCCGTATGGGGTAGTCTCTTACTCTCGTTGATGCTGATATGGCTCGCCTGCATTCTGCTGATCGTACTGTTGGATATGCTGATCGAATATTTCCTGTTCATCAAGGAACATCGAATGGATAAGCAGTCGGTAAAAAATGAGCATAAGGAGCAAGAAGGCAGCCCTGAAACGAAAGGTCGGCGCCGGGAACTGCATCGAGAGTTACTGTCCGAGCAGATCAAGTCAGATATACGCAACTCCAAGGTAGTCATTGCTAACCCTACCCATATTGCGGTGGGTATTTATATGAACCCAGAAGTACTGCCCATTCCTTTTATCTCCGTGATGGAAACCAATCAGCGAGCCTTGGCGGTGCGTGGTTATGCTGAAAAAGTGGGGGTGCCAGTGGTGGCTGATGTGGCGTTGGCGCGGCGTATCTTCAAAACGCACACGCGTTACAGCCTGATCAAACTGGACGAGGTCGAGCAAGTGCTGCGGCTGTTGCTGTGGCTTGAGCAGGTGGAAAACGCCTGA
- the sicA gene encoding type III secretion system translocator chaperone SicA, which translates to MSSQMSDDDEVAADVMQAVLEGATLQDLHGISEGQMESLYGYAYDFYCQGRLEDAEKFFRFLCIYNFNNTDYWMGLAAVYQMQKRFEKALDMYTVVFAQSKADYSSMLHAGQCQLSLRRVGKARRCFELVIERGTAELCAKAQIYLDAMRQAAATSANEDDDE; encoded by the coding sequence ATGAGTTCGCAGATGTCAGATGATGACGAAGTAGCAGCGGATGTAATGCAAGCCGTTCTGGAGGGCGCAACCCTGCAGGACCTGCATGGTATTTCAGAAGGGCAAATGGAGAGCCTCTACGGCTATGCCTATGATTTTTACTGTCAGGGACGATTGGAAGACGCGGAAAAGTTTTTCCGGTTCCTGTGCATTTATAACTTTAACAATACCGATTACTGGATGGGGCTCGCCGCTGTATACCAAATGCAGAAGCGCTTCGAAAAAGCCTTGGATATGTACACGGTAGTGTTTGCACAAAGCAAAGCTGATTACAGCTCGATGCTGCATGCAGGGCAATGTCAACTTTCCTTGAGAAGAGTGGGCAAGGCTCGACGATGTTTTGAACTGGTCATTGAGCGAGGAACCGCTGAGTTGTGCGCAAAGGCACAGATCTATCTGGACGCGATGCGCCAGGCTGCAGCTACCAGCGCTAACGAGGACGATGATGAATAA
- the sctE gene encoding type III secretion system translocon subunit SctE — protein sequence MNNINAVRDTRVLGAYLNQEQRVDTEKASFASPDFVRRAQDSAQQLATVVLGQSTEQGRFDPSAPMLRMPVQNEKKEGMSSQEHFMLVLAAVMELVEGVTTATLKRNLEILRSFAAAHAESSTKRSEEFQGAVDAASEAITDAEQTEKNLNSALGAQKTAQGALDHAQAELDAMDPDDPLYAAAQAKRDNAAKQLSQASGQVKAATSAHNDALVKANAKQAEAEALKEQLKGKQSLTGPDSANAEKTLNNTGLLLKLMLSVAQIMSEAIEADNQAQFELNKSMSKARQAYLEKKSDEYLEEVRKAEEMQKAMGCLGKVLGGILTAISVVGAVFTGGASLAVAAVGLALMAGDMVSKALFDFSFMEAALNPIMEHVFNPIVQALGKGITELLKAVGVDSAAAEMIGMITGAILAAAAMVGAVVLGGAAAGKVGAKIAQSSIKKSIEQALGKLMDKLVPDLVKQFARGAGRGMGHAVSKVGTQAREFFGLKSDAASIQRYSKILDGMSTGVQTVGATSTASMNVVKGHSEMKAAEALSEVELSRADIEQLQQMLTKLIQMIHEAVQDVQRQFMKAIDNLENQFAVAHSVVNKINRSV from the coding sequence ATGAATAATATCAATGCGGTGAGAGATACGCGGGTTTTGGGTGCATACCTGAATCAGGAGCAGCGTGTGGACACCGAGAAAGCAAGTTTCGCCAGTCCGGACTTTGTCCGGCGGGCGCAAGACTCGGCGCAGCAATTGGCGACTGTGGTCTTGGGCCAGTCCACGGAGCAAGGCCGATTTGATCCGTCTGCACCGATGCTGCGTATGCCGGTACAAAATGAAAAAAAAGAAGGCATGAGTTCCCAGGAGCATTTCATGCTCGTGCTCGCGGCTGTCATGGAGCTTGTCGAGGGGGTCACCACGGCTACCCTTAAGCGCAATCTGGAAATCCTGCGATCGTTCGCCGCCGCGCACGCAGAAAGTAGCACCAAGCGTTCCGAGGAGTTTCAAGGCGCCGTGGACGCTGCGTCCGAAGCAATAACGGATGCCGAACAAACTGAAAAAAACCTGAACAGCGCACTCGGCGCTCAGAAAACGGCCCAGGGTGCGCTGGATCATGCGCAAGCCGAATTGGATGCAATGGATCCGGATGATCCGCTGTATGCAGCGGCGCAGGCCAAGCGTGATAACGCAGCCAAGCAACTGAGCCAGGCAAGCGGTCAAGTTAAAGCGGCTACCTCTGCGCACAACGATGCTTTGGTGAAGGCAAATGCCAAGCAGGCTGAAGCTGAAGCACTGAAAGAGCAACTGAAAGGAAAGCAAAGCCTGACAGGGCCAGACAGTGCCAACGCTGAAAAAACCTTAAATAATACCGGGCTCTTGCTTAAGTTGATGTTGAGCGTTGCGCAAATCATGTCGGAGGCGATCGAGGCGGACAACCAGGCGCAGTTTGAACTTAACAAATCAATGAGCAAGGCACGCCAAGCCTATCTGGAGAAAAAGTCCGACGAGTACCTGGAAGAGGTACGCAAGGCCGAAGAAATGCAAAAGGCCATGGGGTGCCTGGGGAAAGTCTTGGGTGGGATCCTTACGGCAATTAGTGTCGTGGGCGCGGTATTCACAGGTGGCGCGAGTCTGGCAGTCGCAGCTGTAGGGCTCGCACTCATGGCCGGCGATATGGTGAGCAAGGCACTGTTTGACTTCTCCTTTATGGAGGCCGCACTCAATCCAATCATGGAGCATGTGTTCAACCCTATCGTTCAAGCGTTGGGCAAAGGTATCACCGAGTTATTAAAAGCTGTGGGTGTGGATTCGGCGGCAGCCGAGATGATCGGCATGATTACCGGCGCCATTCTCGCTGCGGCAGCAATGGTGGGCGCTGTCGTCCTGGGCGGCGCTGCTGCCGGCAAAGTAGGGGCGAAGATAGCCCAGAGCAGCATCAAGAAGAGCATTGAGCAAGCCCTTGGCAAATTGATGGATAAGCTGGTACCGGACCTAGTCAAGCAATTCGCGCGTGGGGCCGGGCGTGGCATGGGCCACGCTGTAAGTAAGGTCGGCACCCAGGCGCGTGAGTTTTTTGGGCTCAAGAGTGATGCGGCTTCAATACAGCGATATTCGAAAATACTTGATGGTATGAGCACGGGCGTTCAAACCGTAGGCGCGACCTCTACGGCATCAATGAATGTCGTCAAGGGGCACAGTGAAATGAAGGCTGCTGAAGCCTTGTCTGAAGTTGAGTTGAGTCGCGCGGATATTGAGCAACTTCAACAGATGCTGACTAAATTGATCCAAATGATCCACGAGGCTGTCCAGGACGTGCAGCGTCAGTTTATGAAAGCGATCGATAATCTGGAAAATCAGTTCGCAGTGGCGCACTCAGTCGTTAATAAAATTAACCGTTCGGTTTAA